One window of the Natrinema sp. HArc-T2 genome contains the following:
- the cobA gene encoding uroporphyrinogen-III C-methyltransferase — protein MSDSAIDAEPGTVYLVGSGPGDPELLTVKAKRLLEAADVVLHDKLPGPEIIDQLPEARREDVGKRAGGERTPQSEINERLVELAREGKSVVRLKGGDSFVFGRGGEEAEYLAAHEIPFEVVPAVTSAIAAPAVAGIPVTHRDHASSVSFVTGHEDPTKDESAVDWEALAATGGTIVVLMGVGRLPDYTKALREAGMAPETPVALIERGTWPGQQVATGTLETIVDVRDEEGISPPAVTVIGDVAGTRESIVDFLRTDYGATEGEE, from the coding sequence ATGTCAGACTCCGCCATCGACGCCGAACCCGGCACCGTCTACCTCGTCGGCAGCGGCCCCGGCGACCCCGAGTTACTGACCGTGAAGGCGAAACGGCTGCTCGAGGCCGCCGATGTCGTCCTCCACGACAAGCTGCCCGGCCCGGAGATTATCGACCAGCTTCCCGAAGCGCGCCGTGAAGACGTCGGCAAACGCGCCGGCGGCGAGCGTACGCCCCAATCGGAGATCAACGAGCGACTGGTCGAACTCGCTCGCGAAGGCAAGTCCGTCGTCCGGCTCAAGGGCGGCGATTCCTTCGTCTTCGGCCGCGGCGGCGAGGAAGCAGAGTATCTGGCGGCCCACGAGATTCCCTTCGAGGTCGTCCCTGCAGTCACCTCGGCGATCGCCGCGCCCGCCGTCGCCGGCATCCCCGTCACGCATCGGGATCACGCCTCGTCGGTTTCGTTCGTTACAGGCCACGAAGACCCCACTAAAGACGAGTCGGCCGTCGACTGGGAGGCCCTGGCGGCTACCGGCGGTACCATCGTCGTGCTGATGGGCGTCGGCCGCCTGCCCGACTACACGAAGGCCCTGCGCGAGGCCGGGATGGCACCCGAGACGCCGGTTGCGCTGATCGAGCGCGGAACCTGGCCCGGCCAGCAGGTCGCGACGGGAACCCTCGAGACCATCGTCGACGTCCGCGACGAGGAAGGGATCTCACCACCAGCAGTGACGGTGATCGGCGATGTCGCGGGCACGCGCGAGTCGATCGTCGACTTCCTCCGAACCGACTACGGCGCGACCGAGGGTGAGGAGTAA
- a CDS encoding uroporphyrinogen-III synthase — MSDTPTVAVFRPDDDRLEQAVAFLEDRDAEPIPDPMLAVEATDARPRTDADYVVFTSKTGAELIAEAGWKPHGETVCAIGPATTDALRAEGYAVDHVPDEYTSSGLVESLGTAVDGARIEVARSDHGSPVLLEGLEDAGAYVHETILYRLVRPTKSGESAEVAAEGGLDAACFTSSLTVEHFLEAAAERGLREEAIAGLEDAVVGVIGEPTRETAAAHGVAVDLVASEATFDRLATETIDAVTDDD; from the coding sequence ATGAGTGACACACCCACAGTGGCCGTCTTCCGGCCCGACGACGACCGCCTCGAGCAGGCTGTCGCGTTCCTCGAGGACCGCGATGCCGAGCCGATCCCCGATCCGATGCTGGCCGTCGAGGCGACCGACGCACGGCCCCGAACCGACGCCGACTACGTCGTCTTCACGAGCAAGACCGGCGCGGAACTCATTGCCGAAGCGGGCTGGAAGCCACACGGCGAGACCGTCTGTGCGATCGGGCCGGCGACGACCGACGCGCTCCGCGCGGAAGGCTACGCGGTCGACCACGTTCCAGACGAATACACGTCGAGCGGCCTCGTCGAATCGCTCGGCACTGCGGTCGACGGCGCACGCATCGAGGTCGCCCGCAGCGACCACGGCAGCCCCGTGTTGCTCGAGGGGCTCGAGGACGCGGGCGCGTACGTCCACGAGACGATCCTCTACCGGCTCGTACGACCCACAAAGAGCGGCGAGTCGGCCGAAGTGGCCGCCGAGGGCGGGCTCGACGCCGCCTGCTTTACCTCGTCGCTGACCGTCGAGCACTTCCTCGAGGCTGCCGCCGAGCGGGGACTCCGCGAGGAAGCCATCGCGGGGCTAGAGGACGCCGTCGTCGGCGTCATCGGCGAGCCGACCCGCGAGACGGCAGCGGCACACGGCGTCGCTGTCGATCTCGTCGCGAGCGAGGCCACGTTCGACCGGCTGGCGACGGAAACCATCGACGCAGTGACCGACGACGACTGA
- a CDS encoding DHH family phosphoesterase gives MAGPVPELEDRAVTCAKRLCEADRVLLASHIDADGLTSAAIAAQALERAEIPFETVFEKQLDEDAIAAIAATDYETVLFTDFGSGQLDVIGEYEDAGAFTPIIADHHQPADRDTEYHLNPLLFGINGASELSGAGASYVLARALADVSDSSPAAATDGGTAAGPAGTTVRADNRDLAALAVVGAVGDMQASGGELHGANERIVAEGVEAAVLETGKDLALYGKQTRPLPKLLEYATDVHIPGISNDANGALRFLDGLELELKRDGEWRRWADLSGEEKQTVASALVRKAVSSGVPAAKIDELVGTAYVLSEEPVGTELRDASEFSTLLNATARYERADVGLGVCLGDRDGALERARQLLAEHRRNLSNGIDLVTREGTTEEAHVQWFDAGDEIRETIVGIVAGMAMGNQGISRSKPIIAFAAKNDDELKVSARGTHSLVRQGLDLSVVMGEASRAVGGDGGGHDVAAGATIPSGHKAAFVERADDLVGEQLT, from the coding sequence ATGGCAGGGCCGGTTCCCGAACTCGAGGATCGCGCGGTAACGTGCGCCAAGCGGCTATGCGAGGCCGATCGCGTGTTGCTCGCCTCGCATATCGACGCCGACGGACTCACGAGCGCCGCGATCGCCGCGCAAGCACTCGAGCGGGCGGAAATCCCCTTCGAGACGGTCTTCGAGAAACAGCTCGACGAGGACGCGATCGCCGCAATCGCGGCGACCGACTACGAGACCGTCCTGTTTACTGACTTCGGGAGCGGCCAGCTCGACGTGATCGGCGAGTACGAGGACGCCGGCGCGTTCACGCCGATCATCGCGGATCACCACCAGCCCGCCGACCGTGACACAGAGTACCACCTCAACCCACTACTGTTCGGCATCAACGGGGCCTCGGAGCTGTCGGGTGCCGGTGCGAGTTACGTCCTCGCGCGGGCGCTCGCCGATGTCTCCGACAGTTCACCAGCCGCCGCAACTGATGGCGGAACCGCCGCCGGCCCAGCAGGGACGACAGTCCGCGCCGACAACCGCGACCTGGCCGCCCTCGCTGTCGTTGGGGCCGTCGGTGATATGCAGGCGTCCGGGGGCGAACTCCACGGCGCGAACGAGAGAATCGTCGCAGAGGGCGTCGAGGCTGCCGTTCTCGAGACGGGCAAGGACCTCGCACTCTACGGGAAACAGACCCGTCCGCTCCCCAAACTCCTCGAGTACGCCACCGACGTCCACATTCCGGGGATCTCGAACGACGCCAACGGCGCGTTGCGCTTTCTCGACGGGCTCGAGCTCGAGTTGAAACGCGACGGCGAGTGGCGCCGGTGGGCCGATCTCTCAGGAGAGGAGAAACAGACCGTCGCCAGCGCGCTCGTCCGGAAGGCTGTCTCGAGTGGCGTCCCTGCGGCGAAGATCGACGAACTCGTGGGCACGGCTTACGTGTTGAGCGAGGAGCCCGTCGGTACCGAACTCCGGGATGCAAGCGAGTTCTCGACGCTGCTCAACGCGACCGCCCGCTACGAGCGCGCCGACGTCGGACTGGGCGTCTGTCTGGGTGATCGGGATGGCGCACTCGAGCGTGCCCGGCAACTCTTAGCCGAACACCGCCGAAACCTCTCGAATGGCATCGACCTCGTCACCCGCGAGGGAACGACCGAAGAAGCCCACGTCCAGTGGTTCGACGCGGGCGACGAGATCCGCGAGACCATCGTCGGGATCGTCGCCGGCATGGCGATGGGCAACCAGGGGATCAGCCGCTCGAAGCCGATCATCGCCTTTGCAGCAAAGAACGACGACGAACTGAAAGTCTCCGCACGCGGCACCCACTCGCTCGTTCGGCAGGGGCTCGATCTCTCGGTCGTGATGGGCGAGGCCTCGAGAGCGGTCGGCGGCGACGGCGGCGGGCACGACGTCGCAGCGGGGGCGACGATCCCTAGCGGCCACAAAGCGGCGTTCGTCGAGCGCGCCGACGACCTCGTCGGTGAACAACTGACCTAA
- a CDS encoding PHP-associated domain-containing protein: MTTQIPFAIDFHVHSEDSYDGHEPVELILEHTADIGLDGVVITDHDEIDESLRAASLAPEYGLIGIPGVEVSTKHGHLLAIGVEDRPEPGQAFMDTVQTVRERGGVAIVPHPFQRSRHGVRKRHIADADAIETYNSMVFTGYRNRRARLFASRRDYPQIGASDAHYLPNVGKSYTEVLVTPDTATPTKADIDGDDLIEAILEGRTQIYGKRTPIHKSAVQYGKGAVRKSAYLFTSRAPLLPTVPASMDR; this comes from the coding sequence ATGACTACGCAGATCCCGTTTGCGATCGATTTTCACGTCCACTCCGAGGACTCGTATGACGGTCACGAGCCGGTCGAACTCATCCTCGAGCACACCGCCGATATCGGCCTCGACGGGGTTGTCATCACCGACCACGACGAGATCGACGAATCGCTGCGTGCTGCTTCCCTCGCACCGGAGTACGGCCTGATCGGGATTCCCGGCGTCGAGGTCTCGACCAAACACGGCCACCTGCTGGCGATCGGCGTCGAGGACCGACCGGAGCCCGGCCAGGCGTTTATGGACACCGTCCAAACCGTCCGCGAACGCGGTGGGGTGGCGATCGTCCCCCATCCCTTCCAGCGCAGCCGCCACGGCGTTCGGAAACGCCACATCGCCGATGCCGACGCGATCGAGACCTACAACTCGATGGTCTTTACGGGATATCGGAATCGGCGCGCGCGCCTCTTTGCGAGCCGACGAGATTATCCCCAGATCGGTGCCAGTGATGCCCATTACCTCCCAAACGTGGGGAAATCATACACCGAAGTCCTCGTGACGCCCGACACGGCGACACCGACAAAGGCCGATATCGACGGCGACGACCTCATCGAGGCGATTCTCGAGGGCCGGACACAGATCTACGGTAAACGGACGCCGATTCACAAAAGCGCCGTCCAGTACGGAAAAGGGGCCGTCCGCAAGTCGGCGTATCTGTTCACTTCGCGTGCGCCGTTGCTGCCGACGGTGCCAGCGTCGATGGATCGTTAG
- a CDS encoding DUF5783 family protein: MADFDPEQFEDKYANYFPELQQAYKNAFNRMNDQYDSELVHAIDQQVLNESEPFYEGDGEFRVELPDDPHGRLTGVVVDEERFEQILEIHVEEIEAELQRVFGFA; this comes from the coding sequence ATGGCCGACTTCGACCCCGAGCAGTTCGAAGACAAGTACGCCAACTACTTCCCCGAACTCCAGCAGGCGTATAAAAACGCGTTCAACCGGATGAACGACCAGTACGACTCCGAACTCGTCCACGCGATCGACCAGCAAGTGCTAAACGAGAGCGAGCCCTTCTACGAGGGCGACGGCGAGTTCCGCGTCGAGTTGCCGGACGATCCCCACGGGCGCCTCACAGGCGTGGTCGTCGACGAAGAGCGCTTCGAGCAGATATTAGAGATTCACGTCGAAGAGATCGAGGCCGAACTCCAGCGCGTGTTCGGGTTCGCCTAA
- a CDS encoding NifU family protein encodes MSTETQNDGDDLEERVTNFLRRNFPQIQMHGGSAAIQDLDRENGVVSIALGGACSGCGISPMTIQAIKSRMVKEIPEIEQVNATTGMDGGDDMGGGMSPSFPGETVDDDGEADEGPEAPF; translated from the coding sequence ATGAGCACCGAGACCCAGAACGACGGGGACGACCTCGAGGAGCGCGTGACGAACTTCCTGCGACGGAACTTCCCGCAGATCCAGATGCACGGCGGTAGCGCAGCGATTCAGGACCTCGACCGTGAGAACGGCGTCGTCAGCATCGCCCTCGGCGGTGCCTGCAGCGGTTGTGGCATTTCGCCGATGACGATTCAGGCGATCAAGAGCCGCATGGTCAAAGAGATCCCCGAGATCGAGCAGGTCAACGCGACCACCGGTATGGACGGCGGCGACGACATGGGCGGCGGCATGAGTCCCTCCTTCCCCGGCGAAACCGTCGACGACGACGGCGAAGCCGACGAAGGACCTGAGGCACCGTTCTAA
- a CDS encoding ketopantoate reductase family protein, which produces MEIVVFGAGSLGSLVGGLLARDHEVTLVAREAHARAVHESGLRLEGVFDDGPSRVFPVATTDGTGLEADLAVVTVKAFDTATAADALGTGSIEAVLSLQNGMGNESTLAARLGAPVLAGTATYGAILQEPGHVECTGSGEIVLGPRDGGSSALTDRVGAAFTAVGFETTVADDMPRRLWEKLAVNAGINPITALTATENGATLEAPATDLARDATRETARVARACGVSLSNREALAAMEAVASATTANTSSMAQDVLGERRTEIDAINGYVVDRAVENGLEVPTNRTLTALIRTWEQGRDLR; this is translated from the coding sequence ATGGAGATCGTCGTCTTCGGTGCTGGCAGCCTCGGCAGTCTCGTCGGCGGGCTGCTCGCACGCGACCACGAGGTCACGCTCGTCGCTCGCGAGGCTCACGCTCGTGCCGTTCATGAGTCGGGACTACGTCTCGAGGGTGTCTTCGACGACGGGCCATCCCGTGTGTTTCCTGTGGCGACGACTGATGGGACGGGACTCGAGGCTGACCTCGCTGTCGTCACGGTCAAAGCCTTCGACACCGCCACGGCTGCCGACGCACTCGGGACGGGCTCGATCGAGGCCGTCCTCTCGTTGCAAAACGGGATGGGGAACGAATCGACGCTCGCGGCGCGGCTCGGAGCGCCAGTCCTCGCTGGCACAGCGACCTACGGCGCGATCCTCCAGGAACCGGGACACGTCGAATGTACGGGCTCCGGCGAGATCGTACTGGGGCCACGGGACGGTGGCTCCTCGGCGCTTACGGACCGCGTCGGTGCGGCGTTCACCGCGGTCGGGTTCGAGACGACCGTCGCCGACGACATGCCCCGCCGACTGTGGGAGAAACTCGCTGTTAACGCAGGCATCAACCCCATCACAGCGCTGACCGCCACCGAAAATGGGGCGACCCTCGAAGCGCCAGCGACCGACCTCGCACGGGACGCGACCCGGGAGACGGCACGGGTCGCACGCGCCTGTGGCGTGTCGCTGTCGAATCGTGAAGCACTGGCAGCGATGGAAGCCGTTGCATCGGCGACGACCGCGAACACGTCCTCGATGGCTCAGGATGTGCTGGGCGAGCGGCGCACCGAAATCGACGCGATCAACGGGTACGTCGTCGACCGGGCGGTCGAGAACGGGCTCGAGGTGCCGACAAATCGAACGCTCACGGCGTTGATCCGGACGTGGGAACAGGGTCGCGACCTTCGGTGA
- a CDS encoding DNA polymerase II large subunit, translating into MRAEDERYFERLESQLDDAFDVAERAKERGGDPKPEVEIPTARDMADRVENILGIDGVAERVRELEGQMSREEAALELAEDFAEGRVGDYETKAGKVEGAVRTAVALLTEGVVAAPIEGIDKVEILQNDDGSEFVNVYYAGPIRSAGGTAQALSVLVADYTRALVGIDGYNARDEEIERYAEEISLYDKETGLQYTPKDKETKFIAEHMPIMLDGEATGDEEVSGFRDLERVDTNSARGGMCLVLAEGIALKAPKIQRYTRNLDEIDWPWLQDLIDGTYYDDAADEEDEGSDADGDDGGDGDEEDAAADGDAADDEPEGPPRVEESTKFLRDLIAGRPVFSHPCAEGGFRLRYGRARNHGFATAGVHPAAMHLVDDFLATGTQIKTERPGKAAGVVPVDSIEGPTVKLANGDVRRIDDPADALEIRNGIEKILDLGEYLVNYGEFVENNHPLAPAAYTYEWWVQDLDAAGADVQALEDDPRIDLEFPDPEESLEWATEYDAPLHPEYTYLWHDLSVDAFCTLSEAVAEGRVEDDTLVLAYTDPVRDALETIVIEHRQRPDEDRLEVDDWRPFVRTLGCEPRQAVADGAALEPEEQEPTVELERTWSTDDLSERARTWGHEADGDNAIEAVNEVAPFRVRERAPTRIGNRMGRPEKSESRDLSPAVHTLFPIGEAGGTQRNVADAATHAETMSDTPGVVELQVGRQRCETCGTETFKNRCPDCNERTTPDYRCPDCDQRLEPDDAGRVECDRCEREGTCVETREIDVHEEFRDALESVGERENAFEILKGVKGLSSQNKIPEPIEKGILRAKHDVSAFKDGTVRYDMTDLPVTSVRASELDIDVGQLQALGYGEDIHGEPLTHEDQLVELKVQDIVLSDGAAEHMLKTADFIDDLLEQYYGLEQFHEFEDRQDLVGELVFGMAPHTSAATVGRVIGFTSAAVGYAHPYFHAAKRRNCDGDEDCVMLLLDGLLNFSKSFLPDQRGGKMDAPLVMSSRIDPSEIDDEAHNMDVVSQYPREFYLATREQADPEDVDVEIAEENLGTDLEYTGFEHTHDTTDIAMGPDLSAYKTLGSMMDKMDAQLELSRKLVAVDETDVAERVIEGHFLPDLIGNLRAFSRQETRCLDCGEKFRRMPLTGDCRECGGRVNLTVHQGSVNKYMQTAIQVADEYDCRDYTKQRLEVLERSLESIFENDKNKQSGIEDFM; encoded by the coding sequence ATGCGGGCGGAAGACGAACGCTACTTCGAACGGCTCGAGTCCCAGTTAGACGATGCGTTCGACGTGGCCGAGCGAGCCAAAGAACGCGGCGGCGATCCGAAGCCCGAAGTCGAGATCCCGACCGCACGCGACATGGCCGACCGCGTCGAGAACATTCTGGGCATCGACGGCGTCGCCGAACGGGTCCGCGAACTCGAAGGCCAGATGAGCAGAGAGGAGGCCGCCCTCGAGCTCGCGGAGGACTTCGCCGAGGGCCGCGTCGGCGACTACGAGACGAAAGCCGGCAAGGTCGAAGGTGCTGTGCGTACTGCGGTCGCCCTGTTAACCGAGGGGGTCGTCGCCGCGCCGATCGAGGGGATCGACAAGGTCGAAATCCTCCAGAACGACGACGGCTCCGAGTTCGTCAACGTCTACTACGCCGGCCCGATCCGCTCGGCGGGTGGGACTGCACAGGCGCTGTCGGTGCTCGTCGCCGACTACACCCGTGCACTCGTTGGGATCGATGGGTACAACGCCCGCGACGAGGAGATCGAGCGCTACGCCGAGGAAATCTCGCTGTACGACAAGGAGACCGGCCTCCAGTACACGCCCAAGGACAAGGAGACGAAGTTCATCGCCGAGCATATGCCGATCATGCTCGACGGGGAGGCCACCGGCGACGAGGAGGTCTCTGGCTTTCGCGACTTAGAGCGGGTCGACACCAACAGCGCCCGCGGTGGCATGTGTCTGGTCCTCGCGGAGGGGATCGCGCTGAAGGCACCGAAGATCCAGCGCTACACCCGGAACTTAGACGAGATCGACTGGCCGTGGCTGCAGGATCTCATCGATGGGACCTACTACGACGACGCTGCGGACGAGGAAGACGAGGGAAGCGATGCGGACGGGGACGACGGGGGAGATGGCGACGAGGAAGACGCAGCCGCCGATGGAGACGCCGCGGACGACGAGCCCGAGGGACCTCCGCGCGTCGAGGAATCCACGAAGTTCCTCCGGGATCTGATCGCTGGTCGGCCCGTCTTCTCCCATCCCTGTGCCGAGGGCGGCTTCCGGCTGCGCTACGGTCGCGCGCGCAACCACGGCTTCGCGACCGCCGGCGTCCACCCCGCCGCGATGCACCTGGTCGACGACTTCCTCGCGACGGGGACCCAGATCAAGACCGAACGGCCCGGCAAGGCCGCCGGCGTCGTCCCCGTCGACTCCATCGAGGGGCCGACCGTCAAACTGGCAAACGGCGACGTGCGCCGGATCGACGACCCCGCGGACGCACTCGAGATCAGAAACGGCATCGAGAAGATCCTCGATCTCGGCGAGTACCTGGTCAACTACGGCGAGTTCGTCGAGAACAACCATCCGCTCGCGCCCGCCGCTTACACCTACGAGTGGTGGGTCCAGGATCTCGATGCGGCGGGGGCGGACGTCCAGGCACTCGAGGACGACCCTCGAATCGACCTCGAGTTCCCTGACCCTGAGGAGTCTCTCGAGTGGGCAACCGAATACGACGCACCCCTCCATCCCGAGTACACTTACCTCTGGCACGACCTATCGGTCGACGCCTTCTGTACGCTCTCCGAGGCGGTTGCGGAGGGCCGGGTCGAAGACGACACGCTCGTCCTCGCCTATACCGATCCCGTCCGCGACGCTCTCGAGACGATCGTCATCGAACACCGCCAGCGCCCCGACGAGGACCGTCTCGAGGTCGACGACTGGCGACCGTTCGTCCGGACGCTCGGCTGTGAGCCTCGGCAAGCGGTCGCCGACGGCGCGGCCCTCGAGCCCGAAGAACAGGAGCCGACCGTCGAACTCGAGCGCACCTGGTCTACTGACGACCTCTCCGAGCGCGCGCGAACGTGGGGCCACGAGGCCGACGGCGACAACGCCATCGAGGCGGTCAACGAGGTCGCGCCCTTCCGAGTCCGCGAGCGCGCTCCCACCCGGATCGGCAACCGGATGGGCCGTCCCGAGAAGTCGGAGAGCCGCGACCTGAGCCCTGCCGTTCATACGCTCTTTCCCATCGGCGAGGCCGGCGGTACGCAGCGCAACGTCGCCGACGCCGCCACCCACGCCGAGACGATGTCCGATACCCCCGGCGTCGTCGAACTGCAGGTCGGCCGGCAGCGCTGTGAGACCTGTGGTACCGAGACGTTCAAAAATCGCTGTCCCGACTGCAACGAGCGGACGACGCCGGATTACCGCTGTCCCGACTGCGACCAGCGCCTCGAGCCCGACGACGCCGGCCGCGTCGAGTGCGATCGCTGCGAGCGCGAGGGGACCTGCGTCGAGACCCGCGAGATCGACGTTCACGAGGAGTTCCGCGACGCCCTCGAGTCCGTCGGCGAACGCGAGAACGCCTTCGAGATCCTGAAAGGCGTCAAGGGCCTGTCATCACAGAACAAGATCCCCGAACCCATCGAGAAGGGGATCCTCCGGGCGAAACACGACGTGTCGGCGTTCAAAGACGGCACCGTCCGCTACGACATGACCGACCTCCCGGTCACGTCGGTTCGAGCAAGCGAACTCGACATCGACGTCGGTCAACTGCAGGCGCTTGGCTACGGGGAGGATATCCACGGTGAACCACTCACCCACGAAGACCAGCTTGTCGAACTCAAAGTCCAGGACATCGTCCTCTCGGACGGTGCAGCCGAGCACATGCTCAAGACCGCCGACTTCATCGACGACCTCCTGGAGCAGTACTATGGCCTCGAGCAGTTCCACGAGTTCGAGGACCGCCAGGATCTGGTTGGCGAACTCGTCTTCGGGATGGCACCGCACACGTCGGCGGCAACTGTCGGGCGTGTGATCGGTTTCACGAGTGCGGCCGTCGGATACGCACATCCGTACTTTCACGCCGCGAAACGACGTAACTGCGACGGTGACGAAGATTGCGTGATGCTACTTCTCGACGGACTTCTCAACTTTAGTAAATCTTTTCTGCCCGACCAGCGCGGGGGGAAGATGGACGCCCCGCTGGTCATGTCCTCGCGGATCGACCCCTCCGAGATCGACGACGAGGCCCACAACATGGACGTCGTCTCCCAGTACCCCCGCGAGTTCTATCTCGCGACCCGCGAGCAGGCCGACCCCGAGGACGTCGACGTCGAGATCGCCGAAGAGAACCTCGGCACCGACCTGGAGTACACCGGCTTCGAACACACCCACGACACCACCGACATCGCGATGGGGCCCGACCTCTCGGCGTACAAGACGCTGGGGTCGATGATGGACAAGATGGATGCTCAGCTCGAACTCTCGCGGAAACTCGTCGCCGTTGACGAGACTGACGTCGCCGAACGGGTCATCGAAGGCCACTTCCTGCCAGATCTGATCGGAAACCTCCGTGCGTTCTCGCGACAGGAAACCCGATGTCTTGACTGCGGCGAGAAGTTCCGCCGGATGCCGTTGACCGGCGACTGCCGCGAGTGCGGTGGTCGGGTCAACCTCACCGTCCATCAGGGCTCGGTGAACAAGTACATGCAGACCGCGATTCAGGTCGCCGATGAGTACGACTGTCGCGACTACACGAAACAGCGCCTCGAGGTTCTAGAGCGGTCGCTCGAGAGCATCTTCGAGAATGACAAGAACAAACAGTCAGGGATCGAGGATTTCATGTAA
- a CDS encoding PPC domain-containing DNA-binding protein, with product MNYRAVETTDEYVARLETGADWRAEIESLADAVDADAAWFTALGAVQDAELCFYDQDECEYEPIEFDEPLEVASCVGNVSILDGDRFAHTHIVLSGPDGNAVAGHLNEATVWAGEVHMRVFEESLERNHDETTDLDLWL from the coding sequence ATGAACTATCGCGCCGTCGAGACGACCGACGAGTACGTCGCCCGCCTCGAGACGGGTGCCGACTGGCGGGCCGAGATCGAGTCCCTCGCCGACGCGGTCGACGCCGATGCCGCCTGGTTTACCGCACTCGGCGCGGTCCAGGACGCCGAACTGTGCTTCTACGATCAAGATGAATGCGAGTACGAGCCGATCGAATTCGACGAACCGCTCGAGGTTGCCAGTTGCGTCGGGAACGTCTCCATACTGGACGGCGACCGCTTCGCCCACACCCACATCGTCCTCTCGGGGCCGGACGGCAACGCGGTTGCCGGCCATCTGAACGAAGCGACGGTCTGGGCCGGCGAGGTCCATATGCGTGTCTTCGAGGAGTCTCTCGAGCGCAACCACGACGAGACGACCGACCTCGACCTCTGGCTCTGA
- a CDS encoding MFS transporter, which produces MHSSDRDRVVLAVLVFAVLFSQLLLYPGVSTLVATLGADEAASTFAASALDASMWFLIAEFAAYVAFVGVWGIVSDTTGRRTPFIVTGAIAGAAGYATLAAVPTLDSIPFAGVLALRVFQGAMTVGAFSLTMTMLMDLEGGHGRNMGAAGIAIGSGAALGAPVGGQLTELDPRAPLVVAAGLLVCVSLAVSSVDDRTPDTRRTARALVDGIRRQPMLSVPYAFGFVDRLTAGFFALVGTLYFQQQFGLDAGLTGLMLACFFAPFALLQYPMGALSDRIGRTIPIVVGSLCYGVGIIAVGAAPSVPIAAVAMIAVGVLGALVAPATMALVSDLADESERGLAMAGFNLAGSLGFLGGFALGGTVASRYGYDLAFLVVGGLEIAIALVTVPIFLRLSLGAADRVRSSDRGDA; this is translated from the coding sequence GTGCACTCGAGTGACCGCGATCGGGTCGTCCTCGCTGTCCTCGTCTTCGCGGTGTTGTTCTCGCAGCTGTTGCTCTATCCGGGCGTGTCGACGCTCGTCGCGACGCTGGGGGCCGACGAGGCGGCCTCAACCTTTGCCGCGAGCGCGCTCGATGCGAGTATGTGGTTTCTGATCGCCGAGTTCGCGGCGTACGTCGCGTTCGTCGGCGTCTGGGGGATCGTGAGCGACACGACTGGTCGGCGGACGCCGTTTATCGTCACCGGCGCGATCGCCGGCGCAGCCGGCTACGCCACTCTTGCCGCCGTCCCCACGCTGGACTCGATCCCCTTCGCGGGCGTGCTCGCCCTTCGCGTCTTCCAGGGGGCGATGACCGTCGGGGCGTTCTCGCTGACGATGACCATGCTGATGGATCTGGAGGGTGGCCACGGTCGGAACATGGGCGCGGCCGGAATCGCCATCGGCTCCGGGGCCGCACTCGGCGCGCCGGTCGGCGGCCAACTGACCGAGCTCGACCCGCGCGCGCCGCTGGTCGTCGCCGCCGGCTTGCTCGTCTGCGTGAGCCTCGCCGTCTCGAGCGTCGACGACCGCACGCCCGACACGCGCCGAACTGCTCGCGCACTCGTCGACGGGATTCGCCGGCAGCCGATGCTTTCCGTTCCGTACGCCTTCGGGTTCGTCGACCGACTCACAGCTGGCTTCTTCGCGCTCGTGGGGACGCTGTACTTCCAACAGCAGTTCGGCCTCGACGCCGGATTGACTGGGCTCATGTTGGCATGCTTTTTCGCGCCCTTCGCCCTCCTGCAGTATCCAATGGGCGCGCTCTCGGACCGGATCGGGCGGACGATCCCGATCGTCGTCGGCTCGCTGTGTTACGGCGTCGGCATCATCGCCGTCGGCGCTGCGCCGTCGGTCCCGATTGCCGCGGTCGCCATGATCGCCGTCGGCGTCCTCGGTGCGCTAGTCGCCCCCGCGACGATGGCGCTGGTCTCCGATCTGGCTGACGAGAGCGAGCGCGGCCTCGCTATGGCCGGGTTCAACCTCGCCGGCAGCCTCGGCTTTCTCGGCGGCTTCGCCCTCGGCGGCACCGTCGCCAGCCGCTACGGCTACGATCTCGCCTTTCTCGTCGTCGGCGGCCTCGAGATCGCCATTGCCCTCGTCACGGTCCCGATCTTCCTCCGACTCTCGCTCGGGGCGGCCGATCGGGTCCGCTCGAGCGACCGCGGCGACGCCTGA